The Denticeps clupeoides chromosome 5, fDenClu1.1, whole genome shotgun sequence genome includes a region encoding these proteins:
- the LOC114790919 gene encoding uncharacterized protein LOC114790919 isoform X2 produces MEIFTLQGNISGIFIPTRTFTRHTWPKGMVTDVLWTAVVWTLKGLLCMCRFFWVSPYHAINSSPKGSYETSNFPEEKQTTAGPQKKGRPERSNVLHTRLSAAEEEIHTLKSQIAGERVSWEKRFIELQRRQQDLRDQLVSETLTRPCVFLREDVMDVSGDLFHESEVEKNGLRFEEKDQECSSGMQPFCPVERTDLRPLKRHDFNSSVSGSQVSSTSAFGSRSPSVSTSAGSWRSGGRPHRVFVPHSPLDLRLGHRVRVLLPSGQISTGSLRYVGHLESSEGFYLGVELEQADHGQQTGVHQGHCYFECKPGHGAFVSFNKLLMAWE; encoded by the exons ATGGAGATATTCACCTTGCAAGGaaacatttctggcattttcaTTCCTACAAGAACATTCACTCGACACACTTGGCCAAAAG GGATGGTGACCGACGTCCTCTGGACAGCTGTTGTTTGGACACTGAAGGGGCTTCTATGCATGTGTAGATTCTTCTGG GTGAGCCCATACCACGCAATTAACTCTTCACCTAAGGGATCATACGAAACAAGCAATTTccctgaagaaaaacagacaacag CTGGGCCTCAGAAGAAGGGGCGTCCAGAGCGCAGTAATGTTTTACACACGAGACTATCGGCAGCTGAAGAGGAGATCCATACATTGAAAAGCCAGATAGCTGGTGAGAGGGTCTCATGGGAGAAAAGGTTCATAGAGCTACAGCGTAGACAACAGGATCTCCGGGACCAG CTGGTGTCTGAGACTTTGACCCGACCTTGTGTCTTTTTGAGAGAAGATGTAATGGATGTCTCTGGTGACCTCTTTCATGAATCAGAGGTAGAAAAAAATGGCCTTCGTTTTGAAGAAAAGGATCAGGAATGCTCAA GTGGCATGCAACCCTTTTGTCCAGTTGAAAGGACTGATTTGAGACCACTGAAAAGGCATGATTTCAACAGTAGCGTTTCCGGAAGCCAAGTTTCATCTACATCAGCTTTTGGCTCCAGATCCCCATCTGTAAGCACCAG TGCTGGGTCCTGGAGGAGCGGTGGTAGGCCACACCGGGTTTTCGTGCCACACTCCCCCCTGGATCTGCGGCTCGGCCACCGTGTTCGGGTGCTGCTGCCTTCAGGTCAGATCAGCACTGGTAGCCTGCGATACGTGGGCCACCTGGAAAGCTCAGAAGGCTTCTACCTGGGAGTGGAGCTGGAGCAGGCTGACCACGGCCAGCAAACAGGTGTCCACCAGGGACACTGCTACTTTGAATG TAAGCCTGGACATGGTGCATTTGTTTCTTTCAATAAGCTGTTGATGGCCTGGGAATGA
- the LOC114790919 gene encoding uncharacterized protein LOC114790919 isoform X1: MEIFTLQGNISGIFIPTRTFTRHTWPKGTTGMVTDVLWTAVVWTLKGLLCMCRFFWVSPYHAINSSPKGSYETSNFPEEKQTTAGPQKKGRPERSNVLHTRLSAAEEEIHTLKSQIAGERVSWEKRFIELQRRQQDLRDQLVSETLTRPCVFLREDVMDVSGDLFHESEVEKNGLRFEEKDQECSSGMQPFCPVERTDLRPLKRHDFNSSVSGSQVSSTSAFGSRSPSVSTSAGSWRSGGRPHRVFVPHSPLDLRLGHRVRVLLPSGQISTGSLRYVGHLESSEGFYLGVELEQADHGQQTGVHQGHCYFECKPGHGAFVSFNKLLMAWE; encoded by the exons ATGGAGATATTCACCTTGCAAGGaaacatttctggcattttcaTTCCTACAAGAACATTCACTCGACACACTTGGCCAAAAGGTACCACAG GGATGGTGACCGACGTCCTCTGGACAGCTGTTGTTTGGACACTGAAGGGGCTTCTATGCATGTGTAGATTCTTCTGG GTGAGCCCATACCACGCAATTAACTCTTCACCTAAGGGATCATACGAAACAAGCAATTTccctgaagaaaaacagacaacag CTGGGCCTCAGAAGAAGGGGCGTCCAGAGCGCAGTAATGTTTTACACACGAGACTATCGGCAGCTGAAGAGGAGATCCATACATTGAAAAGCCAGATAGCTGGTGAGAGGGTCTCATGGGAGAAAAGGTTCATAGAGCTACAGCGTAGACAACAGGATCTCCGGGACCAG CTGGTGTCTGAGACTTTGACCCGACCTTGTGTCTTTTTGAGAGAAGATGTAATGGATGTCTCTGGTGACCTCTTTCATGAATCAGAGGTAGAAAAAAATGGCCTTCGTTTTGAAGAAAAGGATCAGGAATGCTCAA GTGGCATGCAACCCTTTTGTCCAGTTGAAAGGACTGATTTGAGACCACTGAAAAGGCATGATTTCAACAGTAGCGTTTCCGGAAGCCAAGTTTCATCTACATCAGCTTTTGGCTCCAGATCCCCATCTGTAAGCACCAG TGCTGGGTCCTGGAGGAGCGGTGGTAGGCCACACCGGGTTTTCGTGCCACACTCCCCCCTGGATCTGCGGCTCGGCCACCGTGTTCGGGTGCTGCTGCCTTCAGGTCAGATCAGCACTGGTAGCCTGCGATACGTGGGCCACCTGGAAAGCTCAGAAGGCTTCTACCTGGGAGTGGAGCTGGAGCAGGCTGACCACGGCCAGCAAACAGGTGTCCACCAGGGACACTGCTACTTTGAATG TAAGCCTGGACATGGTGCATTTGTTTCTTTCAATAAGCTGTTGATGGCCTGGGAATGA